In a genomic window of Tissierella sp. Yu-01:
- a CDS encoding carbohydrate ABC transporter permease: MSLRKLNKFLCYLVLILLSILCLFSFYLLIVNSTRAHTQIQKGFSFSFGNFFSTNLDSVLNNNELPVIKGIMNSFIVSSSTALLATYFSVLTAFSIHTYEFRFKKFIFSFIMMIMMIPTQVSALGFMRWMGKLDLMDSLIPLFLPSIASPIVFYFMYAYMQSNLPKAIVEAARIDGASEFRIFNQIVLPVMKPAIAVQAIFTFVNAWNNYFIPSLIIRSAEKKTLPILIAQLRSADYLKFDMGQVYMLIFLAIIPIIIVYIILSKFIVRGVAVGSVKE, translated from the coding sequence ATGTCATTACGTAAATTAAATAAATTTTTATGCTATTTAGTTTTAATTTTGCTATCAATATTGTGTCTCTTTTCTTTTTACTTATTGATAGTTAATTCAACTAGAGCTCATACACAAATTCAAAAAGGATTTTCTTTTTCCTTTGGCAATTTCTTTAGTACAAATCTTGATAGTGTGCTAAATAATAATGAATTGCCAGTTATAAAAGGTATCATGAATAGCTTTATAGTTTCATCATCCACTGCTTTACTAGCAACCTATTTTTCAGTACTAACTGCATTTAGTATACATACATATGAATTCAGATTTAAAAAGTTTATCTTTTCCTTCATCATGATGATTATGATGATACCTACCCAAGTTTCAGCTTTGGGATTTATGAGGTGGATGGGTAAATTAGATTTAATGGATAGTTTAATACCTTTATTTTTACCTTCTATCGCCTCCCCTATTGTATTTTACTTTATGTATGCATATATGCAAAGTAACCTACCTAAGGCAATTGTTGAGGCAGCTAGAATTGATGGAGCTAGTGAATTTAGAATCTTTAATCAAATTGTGCTCCCAGTTATGAAACCAGCTATTGCTGTTCAAGCTATTTTTACCTTTGTAAATGCTTGGAACAATTATTTTATACCATCATTGATAATAAGGTCTGCTGAAAAGAAAACTCTCCCGATTCTTATAGCACAACTTAGAAGTGCTGATTATTTGAAATTTGATATGGGTCAGGTTTATATGCTAATCTTTCTAGCTATTATACCAATTATAATTGTATATATAATTCTCTCTAAATTTATTGTACGTGGCGTTGCAGTAGGAAGTGTAAAGGAATGA
- a CDS encoding flavodoxin family protein translates to MKALAICSSPRENGNTEYFTKVVLSKLEKEGIETEFISLIDKKIDECSGCYHCVKNAECKIKDDFQEVFKKMLEADAILLASPVYHGSITSKLKALLDRAGFTGRWIANEMKAKSNSYDWKGSAFSRKLVAPITVARRTGQTFAFSQLMLWATVNDCIVVGSNYWNVGSAGTSGRRDAENDKEGIGIMEHLASNIAYLLNTIKYSEDRAEEVNKVELSNN, encoded by the coding sequence ATGAAGGCTCTAGCCATATGTAGTAGTCCAAGAGAAAATGGGAACACAGAGTATTTTACTAAAGTTGTTTTATCCAAATTAGAAAAAGAGGGTATTGAAACAGAATTTATCTCTTTAATAGATAAGAAAATTGATGAATGTTCAGGTTGCTATCACTGTGTAAAGAATGCTGAATGTAAGATAAAGGATGACTTTCAGGAAGTATTTAAAAAGATGTTAGAAGCAGATGCTATATTATTAGCTTCACCTGTTTATCATGGTTCAATTACTTCTAAGTTAAAAGCTTTACTAGATAGGGCTGGGTTTACAGGAAGATGGATAGCTAATGAAATGAAGGCTAAATCAAATTCATATGACTGGAAAGGTTCTGCATTTTCAAGAAAACTAGTTGCACCAATTACAGTTGCGAGAAGAACAGGTCAGACATTTGCATTTTCACAATTAATGCTTTGGGCAACAGTTAACGATTGCATAGTTGTAGGCTCAAATTATTGGAATGTAGGTTCAGCTGGCACTAGTGGACGACGAGACGCTGAAAATGATAAGGAAGGTATAGGCATAATGGAGCATTTAGCTTCGAATATTGCATATCTACTAAATACAATTAAATACTCAGAGGATAGGGCTGAAGAGGTTAATAAAGTTGAATTAAGTAATAATTAG
- the ugpC gene encoding sn-glycerol-3-phosphate ABC transporter ATP-binding protein UgpC, which produces MGSIILKDITKVYPGGIEAVSDFNLEIQDKEFIVLVGPSGCGKSTVLRMIAGLEEITSGELYIEDKIVNDTDPKDRDIAMVFQNYALYPHMTVYKNLAFALSLRKLPKDEVDKKVQETARILEIEELLNRKPKALSGGQRQRVALGRAMVRDPQAFLLDEPLSNLDAKLRASTRTEITKLHNKLSTTFVYVTHDQTEAMTMADRIVVMKDGKIHQVGTPQELYKNPCNIFVAGFIGTPQMNFIDSKLIKIESDYYAIIDDTKICIPSDRFNTNKLEKYIDKNLVLGVRSEDVLLVVDKDLVYDTLDTTIEVCEHMGAEIFVYLDFKGKKIISKVSSETNPSINGNDNVKITFKPEKIHLFDKETEFSLSGTYTLSHLPSY; this is translated from the coding sequence ATGGGCAGCATTATTCTAAAAGATATCACTAAAGTTTATCCCGGAGGCATTGAAGCAGTCAGTGATTTTAATTTGGAAATTCAAGATAAAGAGTTCATAGTTCTTGTAGGTCCATCAGGTTGTGGAAAATCAACGGTGTTGAGGATGATTGCTGGCCTGGAAGAAATCACTTCCGGTGAATTATACATAGAAGATAAAATTGTCAACGATACAGATCCAAAAGACAGGGACATAGCTATGGTTTTCCAAAATTACGCTCTATATCCTCATATGACAGTTTATAAAAACTTAGCCTTTGCCCTTTCTTTAAGGAAGTTGCCTAAAGATGAGGTTGACAAAAAGGTCCAAGAGACAGCGAGAATATTAGAAATCGAAGAATTATTAAATAGAAAACCGAAAGCATTGTCTGGTGGTCAAAGACAACGTGTTGCCCTTGGTCGCGCTATGGTTAGAGACCCGCAAGCATTTTTACTTGATGAGCCCCTATCTAATCTTGACGCGAAGCTGCGAGCATCCACAAGAACTGAAATTACAAAGCTACACAATAAGCTAAGTACTACCTTCGTATATGTAACACACGACCAAACGGAAGCCATGACCATGGCTGATAGAATTGTTGTAATGAAGGATGGTAAAATTCATCAAGTAGGAACCCCACAAGAATTGTACAAAAATCCATGCAATATATTTGTTGCTGGATTTATAGGTACTCCACAAATGAACTTTATAGATTCAAAATTGATAAAAATAGAATCTGATTATTATGCTATCATTGATGATACAAAAATCTGTATACCAAGTGATAGGTTTAACACAAATAAATTAGAGAAATATATTGATAAAAATCTAGTTCTAGGGGTTCGCTCTGAAGATGTTTTATTAGTTGTAGATAAAGATCTGGTATATGATACTTTAGACACTACAATTGAGGTGTGTGAACATATGGGTGCTGAAATCTTTGTATATTTAGATTTTAAAGGAAAGAAAATAATTTCTAAGGTTAGTTCAGAAACTAATCCTTCTATTAACGGAAATGATAATGTAAAGATTACCTTTAAGCCTGAAAAAATTCATTTATTTGATAAGGAAACAGAGTTTTCATTGAGTGGGACATACACCCTGTCCCACTTGCCCTCCTATTAA
- a CDS encoding enoyl-CoA hydratase-related protein, translating into MSWEHLLLHKKGNVGILSVNSPDTLNALSSKILDELNEAIDAVIKDDEIHVLIITGEGRSFVAGADISEMRDLDAAGGRSFSEKGNQIFRKIELMEKPVIAAVNGFALGGGCELAMSCDIRIASEKSKFGQPEVGLGICPGFGGTLRLSRLVGIAKAKELIFTCDVINGTEAAKIGLVNKVVPPEELMNAAMEMANKISSRGQIAVRYAKTAINKSIDTDIETGMVIEKDLFGLCFANEDQKEGMMAFLEKREPNFLNK; encoded by the coding sequence ATGTCTTGGGAACACCTATTACTTCATAAGAAGGGAAATGTAGGAATATTGTCCGTAAATTCACCAGATACTTTAAATGCTTTGTCATCTAAAATTTTAGACGAACTGAATGAGGCTATAGATGCAGTAATTAAGGATGATGAGATACATGTACTCATTATAACTGGAGAAGGTAGAAGTTTTGTAGCTGGGGCTGACATTAGCGAGATGCGTGATTTAGATGCAGCTGGAGGAAGAAGCTTTTCTGAAAAAGGGAATCAGATATTTAGAAAGATAGAACTAATGGAAAAACCAGTTATAGCTGCTGTTAATGGCTTTGCTCTTGGTGGAGGATGTGAACTTGCTATGAGTTGTGACATTAGGATAGCTTCTGAAAAATCAAAGTTTGGGCAACCTGAGGTGGGACTAGGAATATGTCCTGGATTTGGTGGAACTCTAAGACTATCTAGACTTGTGGGAATTGCTAAGGCAAAGGAATTGATATTCACATGTGATGTAATAAACGGAACTGAAGCAGCAAAAATTGGTCTAGTAAACAAGGTAGTACCTCCAGAAGAGCTAATGAATGCAGCTATGGAGATGGCAAATAAAATATCTTCCAGGGGACAGATTGCTGTAAGATATGCAAAAACAGCAATTAATAAAAGCATAGACACAGACATTGAAACGGGTATGGTTATAGAAAAAGATTTATTTGGTCTATGCTTTGCAAATGAAGACCAAAAAGAAGGGATGATGGCGTTCTTAGAGAAGAGGGAACCAAATTTTTTAAACAAATAG
- a CDS encoding sugar ABC transporter permease codes for MSGLKQIGPNFVGLENYKTILFDSDLPKYASNTIIIWLLGFIPQIIISLTLAIWFTSVRLKLKFTGFFKTVIYMPNLIMAAAFSMLFWALFSDIGPINNLLVALGHEPFSFMQSVWGNRGLIALMNFLMWFGNTTILLMAGVMGIDNSILEAAQIDGANAWQTFWHVTIPSIKPILVYVFLTSLIGGIQMFDVPQVLTNSEGGPNRTSMTMIMYLNKHLFSKNFGLAGSLSVILFIITSILSFIVYRNLTEKQPKNNDLTNQRVKGGTK; via the coding sequence ATGAGTGGGCTAAAGCAAATTGGACCAAATTTTGTTGGATTAGAAAATTACAAAACCATATTATTTGATTCCGATTTACCTAAATATGCAAGTAACACAATTATTATCTGGTTACTAGGGTTTATTCCGCAGATTATTATATCTTTGACACTTGCTATTTGGTTTACTAGTGTTAGGTTAAAATTGAAATTCACAGGTTTCTTTAAAACTGTTATATATATGCCAAATCTAATTATGGCTGCTGCTTTTTCAATGCTATTTTGGGCATTGTTTTCAGATATAGGACCTATAAACAATCTTCTAGTAGCTTTAGGTCATGAACCCTTTAGTTTTATGCAAAGTGTTTGGGGTAATAGGGGACTTATAGCATTGATGAATTTCTTAATGTGGTTTGGAAATACAACTATTCTATTGATGGCAGGGGTTATGGGAATTGATAATTCTATTCTAGAAGCTGCTCAAATTGATGGTGCCAATGCTTGGCAAACCTTTTGGCATGTAACTATACCTTCTATCAAACCAATACTTGTATATGTATTTCTAACCTCATTAATCGGTGGTATTCAGATGTTTGATGTTCCACAGGTATTGACTAATAGTGAAGGTGGCCCTAATAGAACATCTATGACAATGATAATGTATTTAAACAAACACCTATTTAGTAAGAATTTTGGTCTAGCTGGTTCATTATCAGTTATTTTGTTTATCATCACCTCAATACTAAGTTTTATTGTATATAGAAATCTTACAGAAAAGCAGCCAAAGAATAATGACTTGACTAATCAAAGAGTTAAAGGAGGCACAAAATAA
- a CDS encoding TetR/AcrR family transcriptional regulator, translating into MDLVNEPKTKRGMETLDRIAKSAEFLFSEKGYFDTSIVDIARDAEVAQGTIYIYFKDKKSIFQYLVKNLGQSLRDEIRSSIKNKSTRYNLEYIGLKTFLDFVKDHVGIFKIIWQAQFVDMGLFTEYYEEFSKSYIRGIKKAQEDGEMRDLDPQVLSYCFIGIANFIALKYIIFDDNDNYDEIIKSAMDFIENGAFKKN; encoded by the coding sequence ATGGACTTAGTTAACGAACCAAAGACCAAAAGAGGTATGGAAACCTTAGATAGAATTGCCAAATCAGCCGAATTTTTATTTAGTGAAAAAGGATATTTTGATACAAGTATAGTTGATATAGCTCGTGATGCTGAAGTTGCACAAGGTACCATTTACATATATTTCAAAGATAAAAAAAGCATATTTCAATACTTAGTTAAAAATTTAGGTCAAAGCCTAAGAGACGAAATTCGTAGTTCTATAAAGAATAAGTCAACTAGGTATAATCTAGAATATATTGGATTAAAAACCTTCCTGGATTTCGTTAAAGATCACGTTGGTATTTTTAAAATAATATGGCAAGCTCAATTTGTGGACATGGGACTTTTTACAGAGTACTATGAAGAATTCTCTAAAAGTTATATTAGAGGTATTAAGAAAGCCCAAGAAGATGGTGAAATGAGAGATTTAGACCCTCAAGTATTATCCTATTGCTTTATAGGTATAGCTAACTTCATAGCTCTAAAATATATCATCTTTGATGATAATGATAATTATGATGAGATAATTAAATCTGCCATGGATTTCATCGAAAACGGAGCTTTTAAAAAGAATTAG
- a CDS encoding 3-hydroxybutyryl-CoA dehydrogenase: MRKIGILGRGTMSSGIVQTFAEKNYDVTMWVRSIDEENPRGSVASIDKALNRQVQKGKITNEHMDNTLNNIRITTSYEELKECDLIIEAISEDMKTKKEVFSTLDNLCKKSTILATNTSSLSITEIANSTNRADRVIGMHFFNPVPVMKLVEVIKGIYTSDETRNAIFDISNDLGKTPVDVLESPGFIVNRILVPMINEAVGIYAEGIASANDIDEAMKLGANHPMGPLALGDLIGLDVCLAIMDVLYNEFGDSKYRAHPLLRKMVRGNQLGRKTKKGFYEY; the protein is encoded by the coding sequence ATGAGAAAAATAGGTATACTTGGAAGAGGCACAATGTCATCTGGTATAGTACAGACCTTTGCTGAAAAGAATTATGATGTAACGATGTGGGTTAGATCCATAGATGAAGAAAATCCAAGGGGAAGTGTTGCATCTATAGATAAGGCGTTAAATAGGCAAGTTCAAAAGGGTAAAATAACAAATGAACACATGGATAATACATTAAATAATATAAGGATTACAACATCCTATGAAGAGTTAAAGGAATGTGATTTAATAATCGAAGCTATATCTGAGGATATGAAAACAAAGAAAGAAGTGTTTTCCACATTAGATAATCTTTGTAAGAAAAGCACAATATTAGCTACTAATACATCTTCATTGTCAATAACAGAGATAGCAAATTCAACCAATAGAGCTGATCGTGTAATTGGAATGCATTTTTTTAATCCTGTACCAGTAATGAAATTAGTTGAAGTAATAAAGGGAATATATACTTCTGATGAAACAAGAAATGCTATATTTGACATATCAAATGACTTAGGGAAAACCCCTGTAGATGTGTTGGAGAGCCCTGGGTTTATTGTAAACAGAATTTTAGTACCGATGATTAATGAAGCAGTAGGTATTTATGCGGAAGGTATCGCATCTGCTAATGACATAGATGAAGCAATGAAGCTAGGGGCAAATCATCCTATGGGTCCACTTGCTCTAGGAGATTTAATTGGGTTAGATGTATGTTTGGCAATTATGGATGTTCTTTATAATGAATTTGGAGATTCGAAATACAGAGCTCATCCATTGCTTAGAAAAATGGTGAGAGGTAATCAATTAGGTAGAAAGACTAAAAAAGGATTTTATGAATATTAA
- a CDS encoding LacI family DNA-binding transcriptional regulator — protein MVTIKDISKKTGYSTSTVSKALNGSSEIGEETTELIRKMASEMGYLPNAAARLLKTNRSNNLGVLFVDEMQSGLGHEYFSAVLNSFKVEAERLGYDITFISHNIGNMPMSYYEHCKYRNCDGVVIACVDFNDPAVIELMQSEIPTVTIDHIYNDCTAILSDNLNGVKDLVHHIYDNGHRKIAFIHGENTSVTQRRLAGFYKTCNKLNIEVPDYYIKQARYHDPTSSALATRELLQLPDPPTCIMYPDDFSFIGGMNEIEKQGLSIPDDISVTGYDGIYLSQVLRPTLSTYKQNTEALGKEAAINLVNAIVDKKTYIPKQIWIEGKLLVGNSIKKIEF, from the coding sequence TTGGTTACTATCAAAGATATTTCAAAAAAAACAGGATATTCCACTTCTACAGTAAGCAAGGCACTAAACGGCTCTTCTGAAATAGGTGAAGAAACTACTGAATTAATAAGAAAAATGGCTAGTGAAATGGGTTATTTACCAAATGCAGCAGCTAGATTGCTAAAGACTAATCGTTCTAATAACCTAGGAGTACTATTTGTAGACGAAATGCAAAGCGGCCTCGGTCATGAGTACTTCTCTGCTGTTCTCAACAGTTTTAAAGTAGAAGCCGAACGCCTTGGTTATGATATCACTTTTATAAGCCATAACATTGGTAATATGCCAATGAGTTACTATGAACACTGTAAGTATCGCAATTGTGATGGCGTAGTTATTGCTTGTGTTGATTTTAATGATCCTGCTGTCATTGAACTTATGCAGAGTGAAATCCCTACAGTAACCATAGACCACATTTATAATGACTGTACTGCTATTCTTTCAGATAATCTTAATGGAGTTAAAGATTTAGTCCATCACATTTATGATAATGGACACAGAAAAATAGCTTTTATACACGGTGAAAACACCTCAGTTACTCAAAGGCGTCTAGCTGGTTTCTATAAAACTTGTAACAAGTTAAACATTGAGGTACCGGACTATTATATTAAACAAGCACGATATCATGACCCTACATCGAGTGCTCTAGCCACAAGAGAGCTTTTACAACTGCCAGATCCTCCTACTTGTATAATGTATCCAGATGATTTTTCATTTATAGGAGGTATGAATGAAATTGAAAAACAAGGTTTATCCATTCCTGATGATATTAGCGTAACGGGATATGATGGTATCTACTTATCTCAGGTATTGAGGCCAACTTTAAGCACTTATAAACAAAATACTGAAGCTTTAGGAAAAGAAGCTGCGATTAATTTAGTGAATGCAATTGTTGATAAAAAGACATATATACCTAAGCAGATTTGGATAGAAGGTAAATTATTGGTTGGAAATTCGATTAAGAAAATCGAATTTTAA
- a CDS encoding acetyl-CoA C-acetyltransferase yields MMREVVIASAVRTAIGSFGGAFKNVSAVELGTIVTKEALNRANVEPKIVDEVIFGNVLQAGSGQNVARQISIKSGIPVEVPSVTINKLCGSGLKTVTMAAQSIMLGEADIIVAGGTENMSRAPYLLKDARWGQRMGNGTIEDSMILDGLTDIFNNYHMGVTAENIAEQYGLTREEQDEFALTSQNKAEEAIKAGKFKDEIVSVVIPQRKGDPIIIDTDEYPRLGATIDSFKKLKPAFKMDGTVTAGNASGINDGAAALVIMSKDKADELGIKPLATIVSYASAGVDPAVMGTGPIPATRNALYKAGLTVEDLELVEANEAFAAQSLSVVKGLNLNPEITNVNGGAIALGHPIGASGARILVTLLHEMEKRDSKTGLATLCIGGGQGISVIVKR; encoded by the coding sequence ATAATGAGAGAGGTAGTAATAGCATCAGCAGTTAGAACGGCTATTGGTAGTTTCGGTGGTGCTTTTAAAAATGTATCAGCAGTGGAATTAGGAACGATTGTTACTAAAGAGGCACTAAATCGTGCTAATGTAGAACCTAAGATTGTTGATGAAGTAATATTTGGGAATGTCCTACAAGCTGGCTCAGGGCAAAACGTTGCAAGACAGATTTCAATAAAATCAGGTATTCCTGTAGAAGTACCATCTGTTACTATAAATAAATTATGTGGTTCAGGCCTTAAAACAGTAACTATGGCAGCACAATCCATAATGTTAGGTGAAGCTGATATTATTGTTGCAGGTGGAACAGAGAATATGAGTCGGGCTCCATATCTATTAAAGGATGCAAGATGGGGCCAAAGAATGGGAAATGGCACAATAGAAGATTCCATGATTTTAGATGGTTTAACCGATATTTTTAATAATTACCATATGGGTGTTACAGCAGAGAATATAGCAGAGCAATATGGTCTTACTAGAGAAGAGCAAGATGAATTTGCTCTTACAAGTCAAAATAAAGCTGAAGAAGCTATTAAGGCTGGAAAATTTAAAGATGAAATAGTTTCTGTAGTCATACCCCAAAGAAAAGGAGATCCAATTATTATAGATACAGATGAATATCCAAGACTTGGAGCTACGATTGATTCTTTTAAAAAGTTAAAACCGGCCTTTAAGATGGATGGAACAGTAACTGCTGGAAATGCATCTGGTATTAACGATGGAGCAGCGGCGTTGGTAATTATGAGTAAAGATAAAGCAGATGAACTGGGGATTAAACCTTTAGCTACTATAGTATCCTATGCATCTGCAGGAGTAGATCCAGCCGTAATGGGCACAGGACCAATACCTGCAACTAGAAATGCACTTTATAAAGCAGGACTAACTGTTGAGGATCTAGAATTAGTAGAAGCTAATGAAGCTTTTGCGGCACAATCTTTATCAGTTGTCAAAGGGCTGAATTTAAACCCTGAGATCACCAACGTAAATGGTGGAGCTATAGCTCTCGGCCATCCTATTGGAGCTTCAGGGGCAAGAATATTAGTTACCTTATTACATGAAATGGAAAAGAGAGACTCAAAGACAGGCTTAGCTACTCTTTGTATTGGTGGAGGCCAAGGTATTAGCGTTATAGTAAAGAGATAA
- a CDS encoding MaoC family dehydratase — protein sequence MKGKTIEDICIGDKASLARTISESDIYLYAGITGDTNPAHINEEESKKSIFKGRIAHGMLTAGLISAVLGTLLPGPGSIYLGQDLKFIAPVRMGDTITAQVEVIEIINNKIVKLRTDCVNQNGEVVIEGFATILPPKNRGDL from the coding sequence ATTAAAGGAAAGACAATAGAAGACATATGTATAGGGGATAAAGCCTCTTTAGCAAGAACTATTTCAGAATCAGATATATATCTTTATGCAGGAATAACAGGGGATACGAATCCTGCTCATATTAATGAAGAAGAATCAAAAAAAAGTATCTTTAAAGGTAGAATAGCCCATGGAATGTTAACTGCAGGACTAATTTCTGCTGTCCTTGGGACTTTGCTTCCTGGTCCAGGATCAATTTATCTAGGGCAAGACTTAAAATTCATAGCTCCTGTTCGAATGGGAGATACCATTACTGCTCAAGTGGAAGTAATTGAAATAATAAACAATAAAATAGTTAAGCTTAGAACAGATTGTGTTAATCAGAATGGTGAAGTAGTAATAGAGGGGTTTGCTACTATTTTACCACCAAAAAATAGGGGGGATTTATAA
- a CDS encoding YkgJ family cysteine cluster protein, which yields MGKNKIKENKVAAKKKIYKQLEQNLKKQTQISEGITLCVPGCTDCCSDYFTIQSIEFDLILHELVKWDKEKLDKLREKVDKYWNGLEDEYPEVKGLLLNATDDIEKINSSINKTSFPCVFLDETTNLCQIYDIRPFKCRIFGNTYYSPQSGEGAIGIVCHRYERLLNEENFDLILSDVTELLDKNTDLSIVYDKKRNVIINHEFPLIYYLYQHFIMKNK from the coding sequence ATGGGAAAAAATAAAATTAAAGAAAACAAAGTAGCTGCTAAGAAGAAAATTTATAAACAGCTGGAGCAAAATTTAAAAAAGCAAACTCAAATTTCTGAGGGGATTACATTGTGTGTTCCAGGCTGCACTGATTGTTGTTCTGATTATTTTACTATTCAAAGTATAGAATTTGATTTGATTTTACATGAACTAGTAAAATGGGATAAAGAAAAATTAGATAAATTAAGAGAAAAAGTAGATAAATATTGGAATGGACTTGAAGATGAGTATCCAGAAGTAAAGGGACTATTACTTAATGCTACTGATGATATCGAAAAAATAAACTCCTCAATAAATAAAACAAGTTTTCCATGTGTTTTTCTTGATGAAACAACTAACTTATGTCAAATATATGATATTAGACCATTTAAGTGCAGAATATTTGGAAATACCTATTACTCTCCTCAATCAGGAGAAGGTGCAATAGGTATTGTTTGTCATAGGTATGAAAGGTTATTAAATGAGGAAAATTTTGATTTAATACTATCTGATGTTACGGAATTATTAGATAAAAACACTGATTTGTCTATAGTTTATGATAAGAAACGAAATGTCATTATAAATCATGAATTTCCTCTTATTTATTATTTATATCAGCATTTCATAATGAAAAATAAGTAA
- a CDS encoding ABC transporter substrate-binding protein translates to MRNFKRIIALILVLMMSLSLIACGNATNETVTPVEPAESEPTTEPQPDPAAESGKVLNIWGWNTEFQGLFEKYFVEAGLLPDDVEVKFTIVPSDDNAYQNALDEALQNQENVSNNEKIDLFLIEADYALKYVDSPYTLNIIKDVGLTASDIAGQYKYTQDIVTDSAGSIKGTSWQATPGLFAYRRSIAKEVLGTDDPAQVQEALSTWDKFYKVAEQAHAKGYKMLSGYDDSYRTFSNNVSTPWVDADNNIIIDDNIVKWIEQTKEFTDKGYNNKSSLWDDQWAADQGPGGKVFGFFYSTWGINFTLLGNALETPLPEGVTATSNPVAFKEATEGNGIFGDYGVVEGPQNYYWGGSWLCAAAGSDNLDLVQEIMRTMTCDKDTLTTITKDTQDFTNNIEAMESLAADDNFASAFLGGQNHIKLFVESATGIDMSNISPYDQGLNEEIQTAFRDYFNGTVDYETALNNFHTAAIEKYPDLNRPD, encoded by the coding sequence GTGAGGAATTTTAAAAGGATTATTGCTTTAATACTTGTACTTATGATGTCGCTATCACTTATTGCATGTGGAAACGCTACCAATGAGACTGTAACACCTGTTGAACCTGCTGAAAGTGAACCTACAACGGAGCCCCAACCTGATCCTGCTGCTGAATCAGGCAAAGTATTAAACATATGGGGTTGGAATACTGAGTTTCAGGGACTATTTGAAAAATACTTCGTAGAAGCGGGATTACTACCAGATGATGTGGAAGTTAAATTTACCATAGTTCCTAGCGATGATAACGCCTACCAAAATGCACTAGATGAAGCGCTGCAGAATCAAGAAAATGTATCTAACAATGAGAAAATTGACCTTTTCCTAATCGAAGCTGATTATGCATTAAAATATGTAGATAGTCCATATACTCTAAATATTATAAAGGACGTCGGACTAACTGCTTCAGATATAGCTGGTCAGTATAAGTATACTCAAGATATAGTAACTGATAGTGCTGGTTCTATAAAAGGTACTTCATGGCAGGCAACTCCTGGATTATTTGCCTACAGAAGGTCAATTGCCAAAGAAGTATTAGGTACTGATGATCCTGCACAAGTTCAAGAAGCACTATCTACTTGGGACAAATTCTATAAGGTAGCAGAACAAGCCCACGCAAAAGGATATAAGATGTTATCAGGCTATGATGATTCCTATCGTACTTTCTCTAATAATGTATCCACTCCTTGGGTAGATGCTGACAACAATATAATAATTGATGACAATATAGTTAAATGGATTGAACAAACTAAGGAATTTACTGATAAAGGATATAATAACAAATCCTCATTATGGGATGATCAATGGGCTGCAGACCAAGGTCCAGGAGGAAAGGTATTTGGTTTCTTCTACTCTACTTGGGGAATTAACTTTACTTTGCTAGGAAATGCTTTGGAAACACCTCTTCCTGAGGGAGTTACAGCAACAAGCAATCCAGTAGCATTCAAAGAAGCAACAGAAGGAAATGGCATCTTTGGTGACTATGGTGTAGTAGAAGGTCCTCAGAACTACTACTGGGGCGGTAGCTGGCTATGTGCAGCTGCAGGATCTGATAATCTTGATTTAGTTCAGGAAATTATGAGAACCATGACATGTGATAAAGATACGTTAACTACCATAACAAAAGATACTCAAGACTTCACTAATAACATTGAAGCTATGGAATCTCTTGCAGCAGATGATAACTTCGCATCAGCATTTTTAGGCGGACAAAATCATATTAAACTATTTGTAGAATCTGCTACTGGTATAGATATGAGTAATATATCCCCTTACGACCAAGGCTTAAACGAAGAAATCCAAACAGCTTTTAGAGACTATTTCAATGGTACTGTTGATTACGAAACTGCATTAAATAACTTCCATACAGCTGCTATAGAAAAATATCCAGATTTAAATAGACCGGATTAA